TTCCTCGGTTTTTCGCAGGTTGCTCTGTTCTTTCAGTTCTTGTTCCAGTACACCTTGTGGCAGTAGTCACTGCAGAAAAATCATCATTGGAAACAACGTTCTTGCGGTGAGAATCCTTCATCTCCAACTGATCTCCATACACGTTTCTTCTTGAATGAGTCTTGAAGATTTTACTTGATTGCTTTGAAGAATCATCATCCAGTAGTTTCCTCTTCTTGGCATGAGAATCCATAGCCTGATCAGAggataaagaaaaagaagaaggacTACGCTGTAGAGAACGAGGATAATGAAGCTTAATGATGAGTGATTTTCTGGGTTGGGATGACTCTGCTGACATTGCCATTGATGCCATTGGAGAGAGCTTGTGTTTTGTGCAAGAGAGAAAGGAATAACGTAATCAGTGAAATGTGATTTGGAAATAAGTGAAGTGAAAATGTGAAACAACTCTATTTAAAGCTCAAAACCCCAACTAAATCAATATAATATCTTTTCTGATTCGTTAttgatttacttttttttaaggaGTTATTGATTTACTTATATAAATTGaagataagttttttttttgaaataaagatAAGTTTTgataattgaaaagaaaatagtCAAAATGCTaacttgattttttaaaattggataaaaaataatgaaaaagtgGATAGTCCAAAATAAAGAATTTTTAACTTGACTTAAATCTACATATTGAAATATAGgtggtaaaaattaaaattaaacataaaatgCGTGAGATTACttgctggtttttttttttacttcggAAGATTAATCACTTGCTGGTTTAAAGAttcaaaatttataaaaaaaaaataatttttttatacaataaATCATTATATCATATTGCCTGATTTaatcttttctttcttccttcaaAAAAAATCTTCCCTTTCTAGTTTCTACTTCTGCATGTCTTAGCTTAGTTAATAACATTGAAATAAAAATAACCAATCTAAATCTAAATCAAGTTGCTATTTAATTGAATAGAAAGTTAATTAATTgtacttaaaaaaaatagttaattaaTTGAAACAAAATCATAACGCATCTTGAATAACTGAATCAAACTGCCCTTTAACTAAATTGAAGTTAGTTGAAACAAATTCATAACAAATCTGACATTATTGAAGCACTCTGTAATCCTAGTCATATATAAACTACTAATAAATTCACGAGCTAGATGTTTTCAAATTTGCTAGGGCCACGATCTCTTCTGTGTATGGATAGTCTTTTCCTAATATTACTCAATTGGATTGGAGTATGTACTCAAATGCATTATTTATCAACCCACCATTAGAGTCTAAGTCACATGCTTCATCTCATAACTTTTCTTCCACTATTATGGAGTGCCTTGCTTATAACCCTTTGATTTTGACTAACTGAACTcctatttaaattaataataagaACTTAGATGGAAGTATTTGATTGATAATATGTAAATTTAACTATTCATTCACAGTTTTGCTAGGGGATGAAAGTGTTGCTTTGGtcgaaaaaatttaattttttatttcttgcgTTCTTCATTAATAGAACTCATTTATAGTTTAGTAAAAATTactcatattattaaataatataatatttatgtaAAACCTTTCACTCGATTTCCATATTTAGTCCTTTtataaatcaataaaataatatcaaatatatacaaaattagaaaaataaaatattgaacactaaaattatttaatcaaaattataattgttaataattattcaataaaatatatcaataatatataagttatttgttacatatatttatcatattaattataaatagcaattcaaaatatttagaCACTTCTAGATTTTCTCAGAGTCTAGATATTCTAATTCAAGAATGATAAATTGCATGTTtatataacatatttaaaaTGTATGTTTTCTGATTAACGGTGTTTGTAGATGGGGCAATAATGTGCATAATTTAGTCATGGGGTTTCCCTGCGGAGACTAGTGgcgaaatgatttttttttgttgcataatttaattaatttaggcaATGACATAGAAGAGCCTATggatttttcccctttttttgaaaaaagaaaactcAACATCTTGTTCCTCCCTCTTATGGTTGTCAAACTCGGGATCCTACTTATGATCGGGAGGGAGGCTAAAAGATCGTACATCAAAGGATTGAGATCAAATCGTAAGATACTACTAGAAATGCAAATAtgcatttaataaaataaacacaTACATCAATTCACATAGGTGATGAAAATAATCTCATTCACATGAACTTCTTAAACTAGAAATTCATAATATACTTAGCTTGAATTCTACATTTGTGGTGGTATTAGACCACCGGAAATAAGggtgtaataaaaaaaaatcgtcAAGTTCATTAAAAAACTTGAAGATAAAATTCATTGAAAattcttaaatttaaaatattatggatGTAAGAGCTCGAGAACAACGACTCAAATAGTCTTGCATGATGGTCAGCGACAGAGGTTGTTCAGGTTTGTGATGAACCATTATTCTGTAGGTGATCAGCAGGTCGAAAATCTTCAAAAGGAGCGGATATCTCATTACCATAAAGATGAAATATTTAGCCATGAATATGAATGTACATATATGTTATGATCAATAGATACACATAGGTTTGTACCAAATATTTTTAactttatattaatattaatatggaAAATATAATCCTGTGTCTATAACTATTCACTTAAATcctaaaaaataattatgtGATTTTAAACAAATAGAATAATTTAGTATCTTACAATATTAGAACACATCTCAGTGCTAGCTTTACTTAATAAATCCTTCACATAATGATGACATAATATTTGGAATTTTTTTCCATTAGGCCCCAATGATACTTAACTATAATTATAATTGGATGAATAATCTGCATGCAGTTTGTTGGGGTAGCTTGATAGTGTGGTGCATTGTGCCCTCAATTAAGCAGCTTACACCATTTGCAAGAACATAGAATTGTCAACTTTGCTGCGCTCAGTTTAACGCCAAGAGATGAGCAATTTTATTTCGCGCTTCTACTTCTAAAATCAATTATATAATTGACCGCCCAAACATTTTTGATGAAAGGTAGATTCGATTTAAGGCGGTCTAAGTTGATTCTAGGTCCTTATGATGAGTTACCAAACACACTCATTTTCAATCTATTATTGTAACTCCTTCTTTAAATGGCTTCCTCAGTTTTGCGGGTCCAAGCCTGGGGGGTGAAGAGGCCCCTATTGAAGCATTTGAAACACACGCAGACGCAGACGCACACACATTAGTGTGGTCCAATGGCCTTTTGCCCTCTTTTTCAGACATTCATTAAGAcgtttttcaattttcctattCAAGGCAAGAGAAGTATGGCATGTCTGGAAATCTCTCCACAATGGATTCTAaagctaaaattaattattaaaagaaGCTTAATAAGTAGCTTCTAGGTGCCAAAATTGATCCTGAAAAAATAGAAGTTGATTCAAACATGTCAGTCAAGTGTGTTCTGCATAATTATTTCACTTTGAACATATCCACAATTACTTTTATGTTCAATTTTTACTCCCGGGAATGATCTTTAAAAATCTTGAACTTGGATATCTTAGTTTTGAAGGACcactttatttaaattaaactaATCAGAACTTAATTATGATAATGTAATTGTTAAATAACTAACTGTAGTGCCTGCTCTTTGCCTAACAAGAAAATTTCCAGTAGCTAATGGAAACAAACTGAAGTAATGAGATATAGGTGTAACTATATTACAGTGACTTCTTGACATAGTTAATGGATGGGGTGCATGACAAAAGCTACCTACAGTATTAGTATGGGATGAACTCCAACATGGGATGATGCAGCACAATGGTTGCTGTTAGAAGCTAAAGAAGTGATAGAAGAGAAGTATTTTGGTGAAAAAATAGAACCCGCATTGCTATTTTTCTGAAGCCAAAAATAGCAAAACAGGGTGCTTCCTTGATGATTTATGAAGTTTGTTTATTTGTCATTatgtaaattttaataaaattaatggtTCAGATTCGTGAAACAGGATTGTTTCAGAGTAAAAGGGGAATTTCATGTTAATTCCTTAACTCACCTCTCCCTGGAGTTACTTTTCATGCTGCTTCTCTCCATCTGGAACTTCAAAACTCCCCCCTCAGACGATAATCTTCTTTTATCAGATTTAAGGCATTTACTTCTGGGATTTCACCATGCATATAACTTAGTAATCTATCATGGGTGGCAGCAGTAAAATAACCTCGTTCCCCGCATATCCTAAGAATCTCCGATGCCAATTCtgaatctctcttctcttttacATGCTCAATACATGAAGCAAAAGTAAACGGTTGCACCTTCCATCCTGGTCGACCAGCCAACATTGCTTTCTTCAACGTTTCAACTGATTTATCCATATCTTTGCACCTGCAATAGCCACCAGCCAAACGATCCCATATACTTCCATCGAATTTAATGTTTCTTTCTAAAAGCCTCCCAATATATGCTTCAGCCTTTTCCAACAGACCAAACTTACAATAAGCACTCACCATCACATTTGGAATTCTGATATCATAGCATGTATTTCCTGATTCCCATTCCTCCAGAATCCTCTCAGCTCCATCAATGTCATTCAACCGTGATAATGCAGTTAACATGCTTATGTAACTTGAATTACGGGAATTATTGAAGTTTTTGCAGATGTTCCAAATGCGATACACATCGTCCTTTTTCCCAATAGCAGCATACTTAGTTAGAAGAGATTCATAGGCAACCCTCCTGATCTTGCCATCGATTAATTGCTCTGATTTCTTCAACATTGCCAATGACTTCTCAAATTGGCCAGCTCTAATATAACCATCCGCTGCAGTACTATATGCTAACCAGTCCACAGTTACCAGGGGATTAACTTCCATCTGCGCCAGTAACTTCTCCATCTGACCTATATCATTAATTGTCACAAAGGCATTCAGCAGTATATTAACAGTGACACGGTCGCATAAGTCCACCTCTTTCATTTCTCGCACCAAATCATACAATTTCTCATATTGACCTGTCCGAGCATAGAGTTTCAACATAACATTATAATTCAATACTGGAAACCTTACCCCCTGTGAGGGGTACTCTTTAATTTTCTGCATGATGGCTTCCGCCTTCTCCACCGAGCCGTGTTGAGCATAGCAATTCAAAAGAGCACCATAGACCTTGAAATCTCTTGAAGCCTCCGGAACAGTACTAAAGTATTTCTCCGCTTCCTCTAGACCGCGGACTTTAGATATCAAGTCAAGACGTATAGCAATGTCTCCAGATAATAAATGAAATTTCCTTTCATTGCTCATCCATTCTGATATCTGGCACCAGCAAAACCACAATCCAATAATGAGTACACAACTTATAGCATTGTcccaattcttaaacattatcATACCAAATTGCATTAAACTAATCACATACGAAATTGAAATTGGAATGTTTATGAACCTGAAGAGCATGATTGAAGCGACGAGAGGCTCTGAGTTGCTTGATGAAAAATTGAAGCTCAGAGTAGTTGATGAGTTTGCCCTCTTGAAGCCATTGATTGAGGAGAGGAGTCATGGGGATGGCACGGTCGCCGGATCTGGAAATTCGTAAGAAGAGGGAATCggttggagaagatgaagaagaagaagagaagaaacgaAGTGTGTTGGTAAGGTTCCATTTTGATGCAATGCGATTCATCATTTTGCTGAAATTGGGAAAGTAAAACCCAGGCTAGGGTTTAAGGGTTTGTACTGTAACACTCCATAGGTTGAAGATATTGTTAACACCGTCATTCATAAATTAAACATCTTGTATTTTTCGTACATCAAAAAGATAAATCGCATATGTCCGGTGGACTTACACCTACCTAATTTATATGTCCATCAGCTCCTACACTTGAGTTATCATATTGGGACAAACGTGATGTATATGTTTGGACTTTGgacattttatttttaaaaaatttcaataaaataattaaagggTGAATTGCACTAACCTccataaaatttattattattgcaCTAACGtcctttttattgtttatcCATACACTAACAACCGTTATTTTATTAAAGACATTGCAATGATTTTTCCAGAGATTTATTGTTATGGTCAAGGCCTTCCCTAGGGTTTATTATTATAACATTCAACATCCATCAATTATTCTAAGTGGTGCGTGAAGGATGAGATGTAAGTACATTTTGCAAAATAGACGAAAGATTAGTGCATTAATGATGAAACTCAAGAGAGGTCAATGATGAAATGTGGGCTGAGATTGATGAAACATGTTTTGATCTATCATGAAAAGTGTTAATGATTATTGCTACATTGGTGATATGTGAACCACAGTGGGCGCTTGAACACCCACTTTTGTGGCGGTTTGCTGCCACAAAGTGGAAAAccggaagaaaaaaaaatattttatggtAATTTGAAGCCGCCACAAACATAAATGTCTACGGTGTTTCTCACTATAGAGTGGTCcaccaatatttttttattgctaACTTGGTTCCATAGCCTAAAATTGAGTTTTAGATATAAGTGCAAGCATAACCCAGTAAAATCGGGTTTGAGTTGTTTTACAAATCTTTttgaaaatcttttaaaatggTTATCCTTTGAAAACAAGGTATATAACTACATGAAATACAGAGAAGAGAACATTGGGTTTTCTTCATATTGGTTCACCCAATCCATTTGGCCTACCTCCACTCTCCAACAACATTGTGGGGTTTTCATTATCTTTCAAGAAAGATTACaattattgacaaaaaaaaatttacaattaatatttttaagtcTCTCCAAATTTCACAATCCAAATATTATTTGCACATCTAGTCCAGAGCTCCAACAATCTCTTATACGAAAGAAAAATATTTGAACTCACGAACAATTAAGCCTTAGATGTTTT
This portion of the Lotus japonicus ecotype B-129 chromosome 3, LjGifu_v1.2 genome encodes:
- the LOC130746911 gene encoding pentatricopeptide repeat-containing protein At2g20710, mitochondrial-like → MMNRIASKWNLTNTLRFFSSSSSSSPTDSLFLRISRSGDRAIPMTPLLNQWLQEGKLINYSELQFFIKQLRASRRFNHALQISEWMSNERKFHLLSGDIAIRLDLISKVRGLEEAEKYFSTVPEASRDFKVYGALLNCYAQHGSVEKAEAIMQKIKEYPSQGVRFPVLNYNVMLKLYARTGQYEKLYDLVREMKEVDLCDRVTVNILLNAFVTINDIGQMEKLLAQMEVNPLVTVDWLAYSTAADGYIRAGQFEKSLAMLKKSEQLIDGKIRRVAYESLLTKYAAIGKKDDVYRIWNICKNFNNSRNSSYISMLTALSRLNDIDGAERILEEWESGNTCYDIRIPNVMVSAYCKFGLLEKAEAYIGRLLERNIKFDGSIWDRLAGGYCRCKDMDKSVETLKKAMLAGRPGWKVQPFTFASCIEHVKEKRDSELASEILRICGERGYFTAATHDRLLSYMHGEIPEVNALNLIKEDYRLRGEF